The sequence GTTCCTCCGCTCAGATCACGACCGGCGAGGCCTACCTGGTGCACACCAAGCGCCTGCACTCCAACTCCCAGTTCAACCAATACCTGGCAGCGCTCTACAAAATCGTGGGCACCTTCCTGTTCGGGGCGGCTGTCAGCCAGTCGCTCACCGACCTGGCCAAGTTCACCATCGGAAGGCCCAGACCAAACTTCTTGTCCGTGTGCGCCCCCACCAGCTGCAACGGCTACCAGGTCCACCTCAACTGCACCGGGAGCTTGCGCAACGTCACAGAGTCCAGGTGAGTCACCAAGAAATGATTCCATAAATACAATAATGTCGATTTATTTTGATGTAAATGATTTGGAATCATTTTATATTCTTATTTAATAGCTCATTGCTGTTTCTCATTGCTCAGGTTGTCCTTCTACTCGGGGCACTCGTCGTTCGGCATGTACTGCATGCTCTTCCTCTCTGTGAGTTTAcatcacaaacacaaacacacacacacacacatgctgaccTTAAAACGGTGCTCCTTAGTTGTACGTGCAGGCCCGTATGCAAGGCAAGTGGACGCGTCTGGTGCGTCCCACCATCCAGTTTTTCCTGGTGGCCTTCTCCTTGTACGTGGGCTACACGCGCGTCTCCGACTTTAAGCATCACTGGAGCGACGTGCTGGTGGGACTCCTGCAGGGGGCGCTCATCGCGGTTCTCACGGTGAGTACAGCAGGACGTCAAATTGATTCTActttgtgtgttagcattaaccTAGGAGCTAGTGCGCTATTGTAacatattttgattttattccTCATTCAGGTTAAATACGTCTCGGATTTCTTCAAGCAACGCGGCGAGCCGGCGTGCACGCGGACGGACGCCGCCGTCGACGA is a genomic window of Syngnathus typhle isolate RoL2023-S1 ecotype Sweden linkage group LG16, RoL_Styp_1.0, whole genome shotgun sequence containing:
- the LOC133168838 gene encoding phospholipid phosphatase 2-like — its product is MTEQGKKVILVVVDVLCVFIASLPSAILTLMFKPYQRGIYCDDESINYPYRRDTISHGAMAAVTITSSIVIITTGEAYLVHTKRLHSNSQFNQYLAALYKIVGTFLFGAAVSQSLTDLAKFTIGRPRPNFLSVCAPTSCNGYQVHLNCTGSLRNVTESRLSFYSGHSSFGMYCMLFLSLYVQARMQGKWTRLVRPTIQFFLVAFSLYVGYTRVSDFKHHWSDVLVGLLQGALIAVLTVKYVSDFFKQRGEPACTRTDAAVDDERLEHKPSPQRPNHYNYSPPV